Proteins encoded by one window of Bacteroidota bacterium:
- a CDS encoding LysO family transporter: MLIVISIMFAGFLVGFLLRKKDKVSKYVDVLINSAIILLLFFLGVSVGINEKIINNFEQLGFEALMLTVGAVIGSLVVTPFIYKFILPKNEK; this comes from the coding sequence ATGTTAATTGTTATTTCTATTATGTTTGCTGGTTTTTTAGTAGGTTTTTTACTAAGAAAAAAAGATAAAGTATCAAAGTATGTAGATGTCTTAATAAATTCAGCAATTATTTTATTGCTATTTTTCTTAGGCGTATCAGTTGGGATAAATGAAAAAATTATTAATAATTTTGAACAATTAGGATTTGAAGCGTTAATGTTAACAGTTGGTGCTGTGATTGGTAGTCTGGTTGTAACTCCTTTTATATATAAATTTATTTTACCAAAAAATGAAAAGTAG